AGCTATGGTAAATGATCTTCCTTTAGCCACACTAGATTTGAAGCTCCTTTAATTTCTCCTATGGGTTAATCATCCAGTATCTTTTCTTTTTTAGGCCTTTCTTTTTGAGCTCTTCAAACTTTTTCTTTGCTATTTTGTAAAACCCACTGTCATAGAGAACTTTTCCCTCGGTTATGGCATCTAGGGCTGAGGGAGAAAGATTCTCTAAAGCTTTTAGAAACTCTTCTCTAGTGTATGCAATGATATCCACAGGTAAAAGCTCCTCGTTTAACATGTAAAGCTCCCGAGTTCTCTCCAGCGGATTTCCCTTTATATTATCGGATATTATCACAAGATCGAAATCACTCGCCAAGTTGTAGTCTCCCCTAGCATAGGAACCAAAGAGGATTACGGTGGCATCCCCTTCTAAATATGCCACTATCCTATCGATGAACCTTTTAAGTTTTTCCAAGCTCATTTTTTAAGGCCTCGACAAACTTAATTATCGCCTCAGCATATGAAATTAACTCCTTGGCTACTTCCTCGGAATAATACTCAAATGGTGCTCCCTCGGGATATGCATCTGGATATCTTGGTGCTATATAGTTCCTATCGAGCTCCATTGCGTAGTATAGGAGCTTTTTTGGAACGTTGAATCCCATTCCTTTTAGTTCTCGCAGTAGCCTTGTTATGGAGTGACCTACTGGGGCAAGGCCTAATCCTCGTAGAACCGCCTTAACAGCTAATTCTGCCGCCTGTTGGGACTTAAAACTGGCCCATTCATAATATCCTTCCTTTAAGTCTGAATAAGCGGATTTCAGAGTTCTCTTGGCCTCTTTAATCCACCGCTCATATTCACTATCCTTGAACATAACCCTTACCGATAGGCAAATTTAACTAAAAATAATTAAACATTTTGTTTATATTCCTCATTGCTTGTGTATATATTTTGTGTGGTTCTCGGATTAAGTACAAATGTCGACATAACCCTTAAGTAATGGTACCGTTACCTAGTAACGGGGGCGTTACCTTTTTCTTTTGAGAGCTTCGCCTTTTAGGATGAGGATGATGTAATTCTGAATTAGCCCTTAAAAGCAATACTCTTTTAAATCATAATGACAATACTATACTCTGAAATGAAGCGTTCAGTAACTGTAAAACTCCAGCCGAGTAAAGAACAAGAGAAAATTCTCTTCGAGTTAGCTGACGCTGGGGCTAAAGTCTGGAATCGAGTGAACTACTTGCGGAGGCAGGAATTCTTTGAGGGCAAACTAGTTGACTTTAACAGGACGGAGAAGATTGTTTACGAAGAATTCAAGCAAGAAATCGGTTCTGCAACTGTTCAACAGATAGCCAGGAAGAATGCTGAGGCTTGGAGGAGTTTCTTCACTAACATTGGCAAGAGGAAGCGGGGGAATTGCCCAAGTGGTTCAAGCCAAGACCCCCAAACTACTTGAAGGATGGTGGGAATAGAAAACCACTAATCATCCTCAGGAATGACCAATATAAGATTGAGGATAACAAATTAATTCTGAAAGGTCTTGGCAAGTTCAAACGCTTGGAAATTCAATTCAAGGGGAGAATACACTTGAAAGGCAGGCAGGGGAGGTTAGAAATAACTTACGATGAAGTTAAGCGAAAATGGTACGCCCACATTTCATTTACTGTAGAAGAAAAATTAACCAGAAAAGGTTGGGTTAAAATCCCAAGACAACCCTTGGGCAACCTTTCAGCAGGAATAGACTTGGGTGTAAACAATTTAATGGCCGTTTACGTTGAGAACGGGGAAAGCTTCCTCGTGAATGGGAGGCCCTTAAAGAGCATTGGATTTTACTTTCAGAAGAAAGTAGCTGACTATCAGTCTAAACTCAACAAGTCGGGGGCTAAAACGAGTAGAAAACTCAGAAAACTGTACGAGAGGGCTAAGCTTCAAGCAAGGCACTATATTAACACTGCAGTAAGGCAAACTGTCGAGAGGCTTTACCATCTTGGAGTTTCAAGAATTATCGTGGGCTATCCCAAAGGCATTAGCAGGAATTCTAACAAGGGTAAAAAGCAGAATTTCTTGCTTTCTCACATTTGGCGGTTCAATTACGTTATTAAACGTTTTATTGAAGTTGCTGAGGAGCATGGTATTCTCGTCGAGGTTGTTGATGAGGCTTTCACGTCTAAGCTTTGCCCCGTTTGCGGGAGGCCCCATGAAGGGGCTCGCTTTACTCGAGGATTATTTAAGTGTCCCGCAACGGGGCTCATCTTCAACGCGGACTTAGTTGGTGCCTTTAACATCTTGAAGAAGGTGGTAAAAACAATAACCCCGAACTTGGGTGGTCTTTACGCCCAGGGGAGGGGTAATGGGCCTGAGACCGGGCCCTCGGGCGGAACCGAAACCGGTGACGGGAGTAGGTGGATGAGAGCCCGTAAACCTCCCCGCCCGTTGAAACCCCGCCCTTCAAGGCGGGGAGGAGGTCAGGAGGAGATAACCGTTAAGCCATTTTCAAGGGAACTATCCAAGGAATTCTTAAGGAGGGGATTCGAAGAGGTGGGAATGGAAGTTGAAGAGGAGTTAATAGAGAGGGCAGTAGAACTTTTGGATGGAATTCCAGGTTGGCTCGTGGAGTTTGGCTATAACTATTTGGAAACGAAGAGCTTTGAGAGGGCAATGGAAAACGTGATTCTAAAGGCCGAGAGATTCCTGGAAGGTGAGCTGAGAGAGCTCGAGAGGAGAAGCGGGAGGTACCTTCTGATATTGAAGGCGATAGCGATGGGTTTCGACAGGTGGGAGCTTATTAAGGATTACGTGGAAGTGCGGAGCGGAAAGATAGCAAATTCAAGGCTGGCAAACCTCCTCAGGAATCTGGAGAAGATGGGCTGGATAAGGAAGGACAACACAACAAAAAGATACGAGATAATTGATCCAATTGTGATGAGGGTATTAAGGAACGTCAAGGCACGCAAGGAAGAGATAGGCAGGAATCATCAGTGGTTCACTTGAAAAGTCATCCTTCGATAGCGTTATGACCTCTTTTATCTTCCCAACTCTCAGTTTTGACGGCTTGGCATTTTCCCTCCATTTAACCTCGAAGCCAATTCCTTCCCTTGTTACGACGTCTATCTCCCTTCCATCCCTCCAATAGCCAACTTCATATCTCCTGGCTAAATGGGAAGCAACAACGCTTTCAACGATCTTATCCTCGCTGGGTTCCTCAATCAGGCACCAGCGCGAGAAGAGATGGTATAGGAATGGATCGACGAAGTGGATCTTTTTCTCCCTCTTGAAGTTGGGTTCAAGTGTGTTTGGGTCGAAGTTATAAAGAACCTTCACGATGAAGCTCTTTTCAAGGAATTCGATGTAGCTGAACACAGTCTTATGAGAGCCAATATCGACTTCCTTTGCGATCGTGTTCCACCCTACTGGAGTCGGAACCCTCTTTAAAATGGTCTTTATCACTCTCTTTGCAATATCCTCACTCCTTCCGAGTCTTATCAAGTCTCCCCTGATCCAGGAGAGATAAGTGTCGTACGTTTCCTCGCTTACCTTTCCCCCCTCAAGGATATCCTTGACGGCCCTCGGGAATCCACCGCTTTTTAAATATAAAATAAAGAGGTCATAGAGCTCCTCCCTCCACGGGCGTAGCTTTGAGCATTCCTTAACTTCGCTGATTCTTTTAATCCTGGGAAGTTTAGAGTAAATGTCTGGCCTCGCAACTTTCACGAATTCCCTGAAGCTCAGAGGGTTCATAACGATGTCTTTTCCTTTACCTCTTCTCCCAGGAAAAGTCTCAACTTCACCTTTGAGGTACATACTCAAGGAGCCTGTTAGAATTAAAACGTCCTTCTTGAATTTCCCCATGTCGATGTAGAGCTTTATCGCCCTGAACCACTCCTTTGGAAACGTTATCTCGTCCAGTAAGAAGTATGAACTTTCAATCCCCTCATTCTTCCTGAACTCCATGTATTCGTCCAAAACTTTCATGAGCTCCTTGTAGTTGCTTAAATAATCGCATCTAACATAAAATATCGCCTTAGGGTTAATACCTTCATCCAGGGGCCTCTTTATGATTAGCTTCAATAGCGTTGTTTTTCCAACTTGTCTTGGGCCGAATATGAAGTTCAAGGAGAATTGCTCAAGTGAAACCCTCTCGATTATATTTGGAATCCACTTAACTTTGCTCTCCTTCCATTTTCTATAGTCCTCATCCTCCCCTATGAACACTATCCTTCTACCATGGATTAAACTGTTCAATCATGTTGGTATTTGCATTACCAACGATTTAAAAATATCTTGGTAATGTCATTACCAAGGTTATACTTGAGATGCGTTGGGGCTTTTATGAATGAGACAATAACCCAGGAGGAGATATCGATGTTCTGATAGTTGGTGCAATCATCAAGAGAGTAATATCTATGATTGCACTTGCAAGCGGATTCTCATATCACTGATATTCTCTCTGGGGAGCTTACCTAGTCAAACACATACATGAAAGCATCACACCATTAAATCATCTCGCTCTCGAAATCCTTTAGATCCCATAGGAAGAAGCCCTCACCTTTGATGCTCTCCTTGTTCTCGATCTTCTTCGCTATCAACCCATAACATTTCTTCCACTTTTCCATTCCGATTAACTCACCTTTGCGCTCAAGGTCTTTTAAAATTCTCCTCGCTTCTTTCTCGCTGAGCTCCTTCCACTTAACCTCAACAAGCAAGGCCTTTCTCTCCTCACCCTTAAGGGCAACGATGTCGATTTCCTCCCCTTTGTGCCACCACCTTCCGATCTTGCTGGGCTTAATGACCCTCGTTAAGAACTCCCTTGAGACCTTTTCAAATGTCCTTCCGAGGTAAGCGTTAAAATTCTTCCGGAAATCCTCGATTGCGGGCTCGGGGTTAAGGGACTCTATCTCCTCATAGTGAGGGCTCACGAAACGGTGGTAAAATCTGAAGTACTCATCCTCAATCACGTAGATCCCTCTCTTGCCCTTTCTCTCAGTTATTGGGACTTCCCGCTTTATGATACCAAGATTCGAGAGGACTCTAAGGTAGGAGGGCAGATCCTTTGGCTCTATCCTAGTGTACTGGGCAATTTCGTTGAGTCTTGTTTTCCCAAGGGCTATTGCCTCGATTATCTGCATGTACCTGCTCGGATTCCTTAGCTCCTCCAGAAGGAGGAGCCTTGCTTCGTTGAATAGGAATGCACTCGGGTCAAAGAAGTTGGCTATTATCTCTTCATCGCTTCCAGTTCTGAAGAACTCCATGTACTTGGGAATCCCCCACGTGACGCCATAGATCCTTAGAAGCCTTTCAAAGTCCTTTCCAAACCATTCGACCATGTCGAAGAAGCGGAAAGGTTGAACCTTTAGAATCCCACTCGCCCTCCCGTAGAGGGGACTCTTGTAGCTGAGCACCTCGCGTTCCATCATTCCAACGCTTGAGCCGCAGAGGATGAGTGTAACATCAGAATCATCAAGGATTATATCCACTATCTCCTGGAATTCAGATACTATCCCTTTATCGGCCTCTATTAAGTATGGAAATTCGTCAAGTATGACGATTAATTTTCCCTGTTCTCTTAGAAACTTGAATGCATCCCTGAAGCTTTCGAATCTTACAGGTGCATTTATAAAGGAGCTTATTTCCTGGGAGAACCTCTCTATGTCCTTTTCATACCCTCTCTGGGAACAGAGGAAATATATGCCCCTTTTATTCTCCAAAAATTTCCTTAAGAGGGCTGTTTTGCCAACTCTTCTCCTCCCATACACGACAAAAAGCCTATAACCTTCTCTCCATGCTCTCTCTAGAACTTCGAGCTCCCTATTTCTGTTCACAAATTTTCGAATCATGATTATAATAAACACGATTCGAATATTTAAATGTTGAGTTCCAAATGCTTCTCAATAACTTCAAGAGCTTCTTCAGTCTTGTCCCTATCACAGATGCAACCCAAGACTTCCCTTTTCCCGCCAGCGTTGAGGCCAAGAGACCGGAGCTCCCTTATAATCCCTCTCATATCGACCTTATCGGCCATGCTTGTGGAGATGCGGAAGTAAACCTGCGCCATCCCATGAAAGTTCCTGTTAACGACGATTGCGCCTCTATATCCTTTCTCCCACACCAGCTTTCTTGCAACCTTTGAAATGATGTTGAACGAGCTTTCAAATTCAACGAAGGCAAATCCTTTCCTCTCCTGAACTTCCGAAAGGGCGTCTTCGATGGCTCTCCTTATGGCTTCGACTTTCTTAATCCATGGTTCATAGTTCAGCAACTCCTTAGTTTCGTTCTCAAGGAGGATTGAAACTGCCTTTTCAACGTCTTCTCTATCCATGGTTATGTAGTTAGAATCTATGAGCTCGACGAGTCTGAGGGCTTCCTCCTTAGAAATGTTGTCCTTAGAGAGTAGTTCATTAACCCTCTCAATTTTGAAGACTCCTTCACCCAGATCCCCGACAGCTCCTAGAGCGGTCCATGCGTTCCAGAAGCTGAAGTATTCCGAAACCACGAAAGAGGTAGAAGGAGCTCTCCTACCAACTAAAACGGGATTTATCTGTCTTACAAAAGGATTTGTAATTCTTGGTTGCTCATGGTGATCGATGAAAATAGTAGGCACCTTGATCTTTTCGGCTTCACTTGGAACATTGAAGTCGAGTATGTACACCCTCTCCGCATTCTTAATTTCGTTCCAAATCCTATCATCAAAACGAAACTCTCCAATAGGTGCAGTCATGTTTTTATAATCCTTAAGGTTAAGAGCTTTAATCAAGAGGGCCGCCGATGTTATGCCATCGGTGTCCCAGTGATGGATTATCAGCTCCATTGGAGATCACTCGACAAAGGGGTTCTCGAAGCTCCTTATGACCTCGTAAACTTCAGGCCTCATCATGTATTCCGGTGGCTT
The window above is part of the Pyrococcus sp. NA2 genome. Proteins encoded here:
- a CDS encoding HEPN domain-containing protein, translated to MFKDSEYERWIKEAKRTLKSAYSDLKEGYYEWASFKSQQAAELAVKAVLRGLGLAPVGHSITRLLRELKGMGFNVPKKLLYYAMELDRNYIAPRYPDAYPEGAPFEYYSEEVAKELISYAEAIIKFVEALKNELGKT
- a CDS encoding DHH family phosphoesterase produces the protein MELIIHHWDTDGITSAALLIKALNLKDYKNMTAPIGEFRFDDRIWNEIKNAERVYILDFNVPSEAEKIKVPTIFIDHHEQPRITNPFVRQINPVLVGRRAPSTSFVVSEYFSFWNAWTALGAVGDLGEGVFKIERVNELLSKDNISKEEALRLVELIDSNYITMDREDVEKAVSILLENETKELLNYEPWIKKVEAIRRAIEDALSEVQERKGFAFVEFESSFNIISKVARKLVWEKGYRGAIVVNRNFHGMAQVYFRISTSMADKVDMRGIIRELRSLGLNAGGKREVLGCICDRDKTEEALEVIEKHLELNI
- a CDS encoding ATP-binding protein, whose protein sequence is MIRKFVNRNRELEVLERAWREGYRLFVVYGRRRVGKTALLRKFLENKRGIYFLCSQRGYEKDIERFSQEISSFINAPVRFESFRDAFKFLREQGKLIVILDEFPYLIEADKGIVSEFQEIVDIILDDSDVTLILCGSSVGMMEREVLSYKSPLYGRASGILKVQPFRFFDMVEWFGKDFERLLRIYGVTWGIPKYMEFFRTGSDEEIIANFFDPSAFLFNEARLLLLEELRNPSRYMQIIEAIALGKTRLNEIAQYTRIEPKDLPSYLRVLSNLGIIKREVPITERKGKRGIYVIEDEYFRFYHRFVSPHYEEIESLNPEPAIEDFRKNFNAYLGRTFEKVSREFLTRVIKPSKIGRWWHKGEEIDIVALKGEERKALLVEVKWKELSEKEARRILKDLERKGELIGMEKWKKCYGLIAKKIENKESIKGEGFFLWDLKDFESEMI
- a CDS encoding nucleotidyltransferase domain-containing protein; the encoded protein is MSLEKLKRFIDRIVAYLEGDATVILFGSYARGDYNLASDFDLVIISDNIKGNPLERTRELYMLNEELLPVDIIAYTREEFLKALENLSPSALDAITEGKVLYDSGFYKIAKKKFEELKKKGLKKKRYWMINP
- a CDS encoding ATP-binding protein, with the protein product MNSLIHGRRIVFIGEDEDYRKWKESKVKWIPNIIERVSLEQFSLNFIFGPRQVGKTTLLKLIIKRPLDEGINPKAIFYVRCDYLSNYKELMKVLDEYMEFRKNEGIESSYFLLDEITFPKEWFRAIKLYIDMGKFKKDVLILTGSLSMYLKGEVETFPGRRGKGKDIVMNPLSFREFVKVARPDIYSKLPRIKRISEVKECSKLRPWREELYDLFILYLKSGGFPRAVKDILEGGKVSEETYDTYLSWIRGDLIRLGRSEDIAKRVIKTILKRVPTPVGWNTIAKEVDIGSHKTVFSYIEFLEKSFIVKVLYNFDPNTLEPNFKREKKIHFVDPFLYHLFSRWCLIEEPSEDKIVESVVASHLARRYEVGYWRDGREIDVVTREGIGFEVKWRENAKPSKLRVGKIKEVITLSKDDFSSEPLMIPAYLFLACLDVP